The following nucleotide sequence is from Solidesulfovibrio carbinolicus.
CCCGGCCGCCGGAGGCATTCCCTCTTCTCCTCGTCCACCCTACTTGCCGAAAAACTCCCCCTTCGCTTTCACAAACGTCAAGGCGGCCTCGAAGGCTTCGGGGGTGTGGGGTTCGAAGGTGGCGGTGGGGGTCAGCTGGCGGGCGCTCAGGCCGGCGAAAATCGCTTCGAAGGGGATTTCGCCCTGGCCGGGGCCGAGGTGCTGGTCGAAGGAGCCGTCGTTGTCGTGGAGGTGCAGATGCAGGAGGAAGGGAGCCAGGGCGTCGAGCCAGGCGTCTAAATTGCCGCGTTTTTTGCCTTCGGCGAAGCTGTACCAGTGGCCGACGTCAAAACAGGCCCCGACGGTTTCGGCTTCCTCGGCCGGCAGGCGCTCACGCAGGGCGACGATGGTCCCGGAAACGGTCTGGGGATCGGTCTCGTGGGTGTTTTCCAGGCAAAGGGGCGGATGGCCGGGCCAGGCGGCCAGCACGGCCGCCCAGGTGTCGGCGCTGCGCTGGGCCCAGTCGGGGAACGAGCGGATGTAGAGGAACCGGTCGTAGGCGGCGTGGCCGACCATGCGGCGCGGGCCGTAGATGGCGGCCGTTTCCATGGCCCCCAGCAGCCGATCGCGGCTGGCGGCCCGGATACGGGCGTCGGCGCTGCCGGGCTGGAGATCGAAAAACGGCAGATGCACGGTGACGGGCACGCCGGCGTCGGCGAAAAGCCGGGCCAGTTCGCGGTGAAAGGCGGCGTCGGTGGCGTCGAGAAGCAGGGGGTCCAGGCCCAACTCGGCCGGCACGCCATCGAGCAGATGACGGTGCAGGAGCCTGGGCTCGCGCCGGGCCACCCGCAGATTGCAGTTCACGAAATAGCGCGACATGGATCCGCTCATTCCTTGGGCAGGGGGTAGACCTGGGCGAAAATGGGCTTGCCCGAGGGATCGAGGATGACCAGGCGCAGGCCGTAGATGTCGCGAGCCTCAAGCTTGGCCGGCAGCGGCAGGCTGGCGGCTATCTGCTTGAAGCGCTGGATCTGAAACGACAGCTCGTCCTTTTCGGGTTTCAGCGGCCACAGCGTGCCGTCGTTGGTGACAACAAACGCCTCGGCCTTGCCCACCAGCCCGGTCTGGGGCGTGACGTTGCTGAGGTCGAAACCGAGGTTCAGGCGTTTGTTGTCGATCTTGAGCTTGAGATTGTCCACGCCGGCCTGGCTGGCATCGACGCGGGCCAAAATCTTCGACAGATCGACCCGGTCCTTGGCGGCTTCGGCGGCCGGCTGGGCCGGTTCCTTGCGGTCCTCGGGCCGGACCTTGAACCAGTCGGGCTTGTCAGGATTGTAGGAACCGAGCAAGGTTTCGAGTTCGGTGGCGTCCTTGGAGCGCAGGGTGCGCTCAATATTCTCCAGGCGCATAAGGCTTTCGCCGGCCGCGTCGATCTCCTGGCGCAGGACGGCGGTCCGGGCCGCGTCGTCGCGGTTGGCCTGGTAGAGATGGTAGGCCACGGCCACGGCCGCGCCCAGAACCAGCAGCAAGGCCAGGGGCGTGAGCACAAGGGTTCTGACAAGCCAGACCGGCAGGCGGTAACGCCCTACCCCGGCCGCATCGCGCAAAATGAGAATGTCGATCCGGCCGCTGCCCGCCATTTACATCCTGCTCCATTTTTCTTCGACGATGGCGAATCCGTTGCCCGAGGGAGCCAGATAGAGTGTCTTTTTGCCCCGGTCCGACCCGCCGTCGCGGCTTTCGTAGTCCTGGACGAAGGTCACCACGTAGCCGTCTCGGCGCGGAGTGATCTTCACGTCGGAAAACGTGACTTTCTTCGGGGCCTTGTCCTTCCAGAGGTCGGCCTTGCGGGAGCGGATGGCCTCACGGCCCTTGCTGTCGCCCTGGACGGCGCTGTCGGCGTAGAAAGAGGCGTATTCGCCCACCCGGCCGCGTTCCCAGGCGGCCCGCCAGGCTTCCACCATGGCTGCGGCGGCGGCTTCCTTGCCGGCCTTATCGGCCTTGTCGGGCTTGGCCGGGGCCTGGGCAGCTACAGGCGCAACGGGCTGGCCGGCGGCCGCCGTGGAAACGGCCGGCGCAGGAATTTCGACGGCTGGGGCCGGCTTGGCCGATTCGGCCTTGGGCGTGGCGGTGGCCACGGCCACCGCAGACGGCGCGGGCCCCAGGGCCAGGCCGACGGCGGGGCGCTGCTTGGACCAGCGTTCCTTGGCGATGACCAGTTTGCCGCCGGCAGGGACCAGGGACAGGGTTTTGAACCCGGCGCTTTCACGGCCGCCGGCCTTGCCCTGGTAGTCCATGGCGCAGACCACGGTGAAACCGTCGCCTTCGGACGCGGCAGACAGCACTTCCATGGTCACGCGGCTTGGCGGATGGCCCTGCCACAGCCCGGCCTTCTGGCGGCGGATGGCCTCCTTGCCCTTGAGGCTCCCCTGGACGGCGTTGTCGGCGTAATGGGCCAGATAGTCCTCGATGCGGCCGCGTTCCCAGGCGGCGCGCCAGCTTTCCACGGCGGCGCGGATGGCGGCGGCCTGTTCGGGCGCGACCGCCTTGGCGGCGGGAACCGGCGGCGCGGCCGGTTCCGGGGCCTTGGCCGCCGGAGCTGG
It contains:
- a CDS encoding sugar phosphate isomerase/epimerase family protein, with product MSRYFVNCNLRVARREPRLLHRHLLDGVPAELGLDPLLLDATDAAFHRELARLFADAGVPVTVHLPFFDLQPGSADARIRAASRDRLLGAMETAAIYGPRRMVGHAAYDRFLYIRSFPDWAQRSADTWAAVLAAWPGHPPLCLENTHETDPQTVSGTIVALRERLPAEEAETVGACFDVGHWYSFAEGKKRGNLDAWLDALAPFLLHLHLHDNDGSFDQHLGPGQGEIPFEAIFAGLSARQLTPTATFEPHTPEAFEAALTFVKAKGEFFGK